The following DNA comes from Candidatus Margulisiibacteriota bacterium.
CAGGAAGAAGCAATGGAAGAAAAAAAACATGAAAAAATTTAAGAAGATTTATATTGAAATAACCAATGTTTGCAATCTGTCTTGTGATTTTTGTCCTAAAACCAATCGTAAACCTAAATTTATGGACCGAGATTTATTTGAAAGAATTTTGTATCAGATAAAAGGAAGGCCTACTCATCTCTATTTTCATGTAATGGGAGAGCCTCTTTTACACCCGGAGCTTAGCACTTTTCTTAATTTAGCTCATAAATATGGATATCCGGTTAATTTGAACACTAACGGGATTTTGATAGATTCTATTGCTGAATCAATCGTCTTTGAACCTGCTTTGAGACAGGTTAATTTTTCATTGCACAGTTTCGAGGCAAATAATAATCAGTATTCAATAGACCCCTACCTTAGCAAAATATTTGAGTTTATTACTCTAGCGCGAAAAGATAATAAAATATCTATCTGTTTGAAGTTATGGAATCTTTCAGATGCGGGGAAAAACGAAAACAATCGACATATTCTAAATAGATTGCAATACGAGTTTGGCATTGATTATGTAATTGAAGACAAGCTGACACCTTTTAGAAGCTTGCCGTTAGCTGAAAATGTTTTTCTCAGTCAATCTTTCCAATTTGATTGGCCGGATATTAACCTTGAGGACATCAGCGATAAAGGTTTTTGTTATGGACTTAGAGATCAGGTTGGCTTTTTGGTAGACGGCACTGTTGTTCCCTGCTGTCTCGATGGGGAAGGCACAATAAAGCTTGGTAACATTTTAGAACAGGAATTCGATGAAATTATTGCCGGGCAACGGGCTCAAAAACTATACGAGGGTTTTTCAAAAAGGCAAGCTGTTGAGCCATTATGTCAAAAATGTGGATTTAGGACTCGTTTTAATCGTTGAGAGCTCTTTTCTTTGATTTGGTCTCTGTATGGATCATTGCTGGTATACGGATCTCAAAATCCAGCTAACCTTTATGACAAGAAGTAATTTTTAACGCCAAACCCTCACTGTTAACTATTAGTAACACTGTTAATCATCGAATTCATCTAATTATAACCAAATATTTCCTTGCAGTGATAATAATCTATTAACCTCGGCAAATCTATTATTTATACTTTTAGGTTTATTTAAAATAACATTTGAAAATTATAATATAATGTGATAATAAAGTGCTTTGAGGAAATACTAGGAACAGGGGGGAATATTTAATGTATAGAAAAATAATAGTGTTGGTTTTATGTATAATAATTGTAGCGCTTATCGGGTGTGGACAGTTAACCAAACAGCATATGGATATAAATACGACACCTTTATCGGCGCAAACCCAATCTTATACTAACGAGACAGTTGCAGCTACAAGTAAAATATCTATTTCTTTAGGACAAATGAATACAGAACTAAGCTCGCTACCGGCAGAAAAAATTCTGATGTCAGCGCAATCAGTTAAAATTGAATCAGCTGTCTCAGAATATATGACATTCGATGTCACCAGTAATATATTTTTTCAGGTAAATCGTTTGGGAAAAGTAGAAGCAGATGGTTGTATTACTCTAAACATTGTTTACAAGGACACTGCTAAGCCTAACTTGTTAAAATTGAGGGCATATATGCTAGGTAGCGATGGGCTAGCAGGTCAAAAGATTACCCAGAATGTAATACCTATTGAGATGAAGATCGCCGATGATCAGCCATTCAAGTCACTTTCTAGCTCTAACATGAGCATCAAAGTATGGGATGCTACATTTATGCAGGGGATAAGCCAAGTATACGTAATAAAGTTGAGAGGAGATTTCTCGAATGCGTTTAAACAGCAATATACTGGGACGATAGTTTTTGATTTCGTCAGAGATGAAAAGTTGGGATGGTTCAACGTCGGAGAGCGAGGGCTCTCAGCCGGAAAGGCCGATTACAATAATTTGCGTATAGATAATGGAATGCTTTATATGGTGTACAAGGATTATTCTGAAGGAGGCAAGGCTACGGTAACGAAATATGACGGGACTGCCTGGGAGCCTATCGGTGAACCAGGGTTTACTCAAAGTTCAGTTAATTATACTTCGCTTAGCGTATATAATGGAACTCCCTTTGTAGCGTTTAAAGACTCAGCTAATTTTAATAAAGCAACAGTAATGAAATATGACAGGAGTAACTGGGTAACGGTTGGGAATCCTGGCTTTTCATCCGGTGAGGTTTTTGATACGACGATCGTAGTTAATAATGGAATTCCCTATATTTCTTTTCGGGATATCGGTAGCGGCGGTAAAGCAACTGTAATGAAATATGATGGAGAAAAATGGTTAAGTGTCGGTAATGCAGGATTTTCGGATGGCGCTGTATCATATCTCTCGATGTGTCTTGATAAGGGCTGTCCGTACGTTGTTTACTCAGATTGGGGTGGCAGCCAAAAAGCTACTGTGATGAAATACGATGGTAATAATTGGGTGGCTATCGGTGCAAAAGGATTTTCTTCGGGAGCAGCGTTTTATACGTCTCTTTGCGTTGATGATGGAGTACCCTACGTCGCGTATCAGGATTTTGGCAATACCGGCAAAGCTACTGTCATGAAGTATGATGGTATAAATTGGGTTAATGTCGGTACGCCAGGATTTTCGCTT
Coding sequences within:
- a CDS encoding radical SAM protein encodes the protein MKKFKKIYIEITNVCNLSCDFCPKTNRKPKFMDRDLFERILYQIKGRPTHLYFHVMGEPLLHPELSTFLNLAHKYGYPVNLNTNGILIDSIAESIVFEPALRQVNFSLHSFEANNNQYSIDPYLSKIFEFITLARKDNKISICLKLWNLSDAGKNENNRHILNRLQYEFGIDYVIEDKLTPFRSLPLAENVFLSQSFQFDWPDINLEDISDKGFCYGLRDQVGFLVDGTVVPCCLDGEGTIKLGNILEQEFDEIIAGQRAQKLYEGFSKRQAVEPLCQKCGFRTRFNR